Proteins encoded in a region of the Paenibacillus pedocola genome:
- a CDS encoding ABC transporter ATP-binding protein produces MIKLLKGLKPFRWGVAAVLILVFLQSMGDLYLPTLMSDIVDKGIVHGDRDYIWRIGAYMLLVAGGGALCSVIASYLSAKVAAGFGKNTRSKMFKHVENFTLHEFDKIGTASLITRTTNDITQVQTVLTMMLRMMVGAPMMMIGGIIMAVSEDAKLSLIFVVVIPVLVGAIFFIGMKGLPLFKAIQVKLDTLNRVLREHLTGIRVIRSFNRIDHENRRFSAANQDLTGTAIKVNKIMAGLMPVMMLVMNFSMIGILYYGGIRIGDGDLQVGSLMAFIQYAMQIMFSLIMVSMMFVLIPRASASALRINEVLDMQPEINDPTRGELQTTATATKKDGRDAMHGFVEFDNVSFSYPGAEQPALSGISFSARPGEITAIIGGTGSGKSTLLSMIPRFYDVIEGAVRVDGVDVREMTQEDLRSKIGYIPQKAVLFTGTISENIRYGKDDATDEEVIHAAKVAQAYDFVSAMKEGFNSEIAQGGGNVSGGQKQRLSIARALVRKPEVYLFDDSFSALDFKTDAKLRAALKEETTESTVLIVAQRVSTVMDADRIIVLDEGTIAGIGNHRELMENSEVYREIVSSQLSEEEIA; encoded by the coding sequence AAAAGGACTTAAGCCCTTTCGGTGGGGCGTTGCAGCTGTATTAATCCTGGTCTTTCTGCAATCCATGGGCGATTTGTATCTTCCAACCCTGATGTCCGACATCGTGGATAAAGGAATCGTACATGGCGACCGCGACTATATCTGGAGAATCGGTGCCTACATGCTGCTTGTGGCAGGCGGCGGTGCGCTTTGTTCCGTGATTGCCAGTTATTTGTCGGCGAAGGTAGCCGCAGGCTTCGGGAAAAACACCCGCTCGAAAATGTTCAAACATGTAGAGAATTTTACGCTGCATGAATTTGACAAAATCGGCACAGCTTCACTGATTACACGCACCACTAACGATATTACCCAGGTACAAACCGTATTGACAATGATGCTCCGCATGATGGTCGGTGCTCCGATGATGATGATCGGGGGGATTATTATGGCGGTGTCGGAGGATGCCAAGCTGTCCCTGATCTTTGTAGTTGTAATTCCGGTGCTCGTAGGAGCAATTTTCTTCATCGGGATGAAGGGGCTGCCGCTGTTCAAAGCGATTCAGGTCAAGCTGGATACCTTGAACCGTGTGCTGCGCGAGCATTTGACCGGTATCCGTGTTATCCGTTCATTTAACCGGATCGATCATGAGAACAGAAGGTTCAGTGCAGCCAACCAGGATCTGACGGGAACTGCCATTAAGGTTAACAAAATCATGGCCGGATTAATGCCTGTTATGATGCTTGTCATGAACTTTTCGATGATCGGCATTCTGTATTACGGCGGTATCCGGATTGGCGACGGCGATCTGCAGGTTGGCTCGCTGATGGCTTTTATTCAATATGCGATGCAAATTATGTTCTCCCTGATCATGGTATCCATGATGTTCGTTCTGATTCCCAGAGCTTCCGCTTCCGCACTGCGGATCAACGAAGTGCTCGATATGCAGCCTGAGATCAATGACCCGACTAGAGGAGAGCTTCAGACTACAGCTACAGCCACCAAAAAAGACGGACGTGATGCCATGCATGGCTTTGTCGAATTCGACAACGTGTCCTTCTCCTATCCGGGAGCGGAGCAGCCGGCCCTGTCCGGGATCAGCTTCAGCGCCCGCCCCGGTGAGATTACCGCCATTATCGGCGGTACCGGATCAGGCAAATCTACACTGCTCAGCATGATTCCGAGATTCTATGATGTCATTGAAGGCGCCGTACGGGTGGATGGTGTGGATGTCCGTGAGATGACACAGGAGGATCTGCGCAGCAAGATCGGTTATATCCCGCAAAAGGCGGTGTTGTTCACCGGAACGATCAGCGAGAATATCCGCTACGGTAAAGATGACGCTACCGATGAAGAGGTTATTCATGCAGCAAAGGTAGCGCAGGCATATGACTTCGTCTCGGCGATGAAGGAAGGCTTTAACTCGGAGATCGCCCAAGGCGGCGGCAATGTCTCCGGCGGCCAGAAGCAGCGGCTCTCCATTGCCCGGGCTCTGGTAAGAAAACCGGAAGTATACTTGTTTGACGACAGCTTCTCCGCACTCGACTTTAAGACGGATGCTAAGCTGCGGGCTGCACTTAAAGAGGAGACCACGGAATCAACGGTGCTGATTGTCGCCCAGCGGGTCAGCACGGTTATGGACGCCGACCGGATTATTGTATTGGATGAAGGCACCATTGCCGGAATCGGCAATCACCGCGAACTGATGGAGAATAGTGAAGTGTACCGCGAGATCGTATCCTCGCAGTTGTCAGAGGAGGAAATAGCATGA
- a CDS encoding ABC transporter ATP-binding protein, producing MSEQNRQVKPPARRGGGFGPGHGGPGMGMPPEKAKDFKGTLRRLITYLRPRQVQLLIVFITAIASTVFSIFSPKVMGKATTKLFEGAYGLLMGVPGAAIDFDYVNKILLILGGLYLFSALFSYIQQYVMADVAQKVVFDMREQINSKLERLPLKYFDSRTHGEILSRATNDVDNISTTLQQSLTQLITSIVTIIGVIIMMLTISPWLTLITIVTLPLSFVVIMAITKRSQGYFIGQQKSLGQLNGHVEEMYTGHRIVKAFGREQQSLNEFNKINDDLYNSGWRSQFMSGMIMPLMMFIGNLGYVLVCVVGGIFVTKKVIEVGDIQAFIQYSRQFTMPITQTANIANIIQSTIASAERVFELLDEEEEVPETSSSLAKQAKAAEEGAVEFRHVKFGYKPDAILIEDMNIDVSPGQTIAIVGPTGAGKTTLINLLMRFYEISGGEIIIDGVNITDMKRSELRSKFGMVLQDTWLFNGTIRDNIAYGREGATEADVIRAAKAAHADHFIRTLPLGYNTILNEEASNISQGQKQLLTIARAILADPSILILDEATSSVDTRTEVQIQKAMKTLMTGRTSFVIAHRLSTIRDADLILVMNQGSVIEKGTHVELLEQGGFYADLYNSQFSGDDLPDAG from the coding sequence ATGAGTGAGCAAAATCGGCAAGTGAAGCCTCCGGCCCGCCGCGGCGGCGGTTTCGGACCAGGTCACGGCGGACCCGGCATGGGAATGCCTCCGGAGAAGGCCAAGGATTTCAAAGGCACGCTCCGCCGGCTGATCACGTATCTGCGGCCCCGTCAGGTGCAGCTGCTTATCGTGTTTATTACGGCCATAGCCAGTACTGTATTCAGTATTTTCAGCCCGAAGGTCATGGGTAAAGCCACAACCAAGCTGTTCGAAGGAGCTTACGGGCTGCTGATGGGTGTCCCGGGAGCTGCGATTGATTTTGATTATGTGAATAAAATTCTGCTTATTCTGGGCGGTCTGTACCTGTTCAGCGCTTTGTTCAGCTATATCCAACAGTATGTGATGGCTGACGTTGCCCAGAAGGTTGTGTTCGATATGCGTGAGCAGATCAACAGCAAGCTGGAGCGCCTGCCGCTGAAATATTTCGATTCCCGGACCCATGGGGAAATTCTCAGCCGCGCAACCAATGATGTGGACAACATCAGTACAACGCTGCAGCAGAGCTTAACCCAGCTGATTACGTCCATTGTGACCATTATCGGCGTTATCATCATGATGCTGACGATCAGCCCTTGGCTGACTCTGATCACCATAGTTACCCTGCCGCTTAGCTTTGTAGTTATTATGGCGATCACCAAACGCTCTCAGGGATATTTCATCGGCCAGCAGAAATCGCTCGGCCAGTTAAACGGCCACGTGGAGGAAATGTATACCGGTCACCGGATTGTAAAAGCCTTCGGCCGTGAGCAGCAGTCGCTTAACGAGTTCAACAAAATCAATGATGACCTTTATAACTCCGGCTGGCGTTCCCAGTTCATGTCCGGAATGATCATGCCGCTGATGATGTTCATCGGTAATCTGGGGTATGTGCTGGTCTGTGTGGTCGGCGGGATTTTTGTTACTAAGAAGGTTATTGAAGTCGGTGATATTCAGGCCTTCATCCAATATTCGCGCCAGTTTACAATGCCGATTACCCAAACTGCGAACATCGCCAACATTATTCAATCGACGATTGCTTCAGCAGAGCGTGTCTTTGAACTGCTGGATGAAGAAGAGGAAGTGCCTGAGACTTCATCCTCCCTGGCGAAACAGGCCAAAGCTGCGGAAGAAGGTGCTGTGGAGTTCCGCCATGTGAAATTTGGATACAAACCGGATGCGATTCTGATTGAGGACATGAACATTGATGTCAGTCCCGGACAGACAATTGCAATTGTAGGGCCGACCGGTGCCGGTAAAACGACGCTGATCAACCTGCTGATGCGGTTCTATGAAATCAGCGGCGGGGAGATTATCATCGACGGCGTGAATATTACCGACATGAAGCGCAGTGAGCTGCGCAGCAAATTCGGTATGGTGCTTCAGGACACCTGGCTGTTCAATGGTACCATCCGCGACAATATCGCTTATGGCCGGGAAGGCGCGACCGAAGCCGATGTTATCCGGGCTGCCAAAGCTGCGCACGCCGATCACTTTATCCGTACACTTCCGCTCGGCTACAATACGATCCTGAATGAGGAAGCCTCCAATATCTCACAAGGTCAGAAGCAGCTGCTGACCATTGCCCGGGCAATTTTGGCCGATCCTTCGATTCTGATTCTGGACGAAGCGACCAGCAGCGTAGATACCCGGACTGAAGTGCAGATTCAGAAAGCGATGAAGACGCTGATGACCGGCAGAACAAGCTTTGTTATTGCCCACCGTCTGTCAACCATCCGCGACGCTGACCTCATTCTGGTGATGAACCAGGGCAGTGTGATTGAAAAAGGTACGCATGTCGAGCTGCTGGAACAGGGCGGATTCTATGCCGATCTCTATAACAGCCAATTCTCAGGCGATGACCTGCCGGATGCAGGCTAA